The Bacteroidales bacterium WCE2004 nucleotide sequence GCGCGCTGCTGGACGCCACCCGCAACCTCACGCTGCGCTTCGACGTCCCCGTCCCGCAGCGGGTGCGCCCCGACTCCCTGCGCCGCTCTTTCGCGGCCGGCTGGGACGGGACGGACGGCGGACGGCGCGGGCCGGCCGCGCAGCTGGAGCCCGTTGCGGCGCCCCGGCGCGTGCGCTTGAACGGCGACGCGGCGGAACCGCTCTCCGGCGGCCGCCTGTGGACCTTCTCCAACGGGATCAAGGTCATCTACAAGAAGATGCCAACGCCGCGCGAGTTCCGCTACGCCCTGATGCTGCGCGGCGGCGTCGCCGACGTGCCGCAGCTGCATGCGGGCGAGAGCGCGTTCGTGGCCGACATGCTCGGCCTGAGCCGCATCGGCGGCCTGGACGGCGACGCCTTCCGCGAGCAGCTCGACGCCAACGGCATTACCCTGCAGACCACCGCCACGCTCTCCGACCTGCGCATCACCGGCCGGGCCCCTTCCGCGCAGCTGCCGCTGTTGCTGCATACGCTCCTGTCAGTGGCTGGCGCGCGCGAGCCCGATCCGGCGGCATTCGCCGCCTACCGCGCCGCCGAGGCCCTGCGCGTGGACCGCGAGGCCCTCTCGCCGCGCGACGTCGACGACCTGATGGACGACATCCTGCGCCCGGACTATTTCTACCCGGAGCGCAAGCGGATGGAGAACCTGCACGACGGGCTCCCCGACCGCGCAGAACAATATTTCGCCGCGCTCTTCGACAAGGTGGGCGACGGCATCTTCGTGCTGATGGGCGACCTGGACGAGGACACGCTCAAGAAAGAACTCTGCCGCACGCTCGGCGGCTTCCGGACCAGCAAGCGCTTCTCCAGCCGGCCGCGCGTGGAGAGCCGCTTCGTCGCCGGGTCCGTGACCCGCTACGACCTGGCTGCTCCGGGCCTGGTCGGCGGCCGGGAGATCGGCGTCAGCGTGGCGCTTTCCGCGGCCGTGCCCTTCAGCCTGGACAGCTACCTGTCGTTCCGGGTGGCCTGCGAGATGGTCCGCAGGCAGCTCGCCGGAGCGCTGGCCTCCCGGGGCGCTCGGGCAGACTGCTCCGGCCGGCTGGAGCTCTTCCCGTCCGAGCGGCTCACGCTCTACATCCACTGCCATCCCTGCCGGGAGGACGGCCTGCCGGCCGGCATCGCCCCGGGGACGCCGGAAGACCTGCTGGACGCCGTCCGCTCCGTGACCGGCCACCTGACGGAACTTCCCCTGCCGGAGGACGTCGTCACCGCCACCCGCGAGGCCCTGCTCAAGGAGCTGGACAAGCGGCACGCGGACCCGGAGGCCCTGATGGAGGACGTGCTGGTGCGCTACAGCGAGGGCAAGGACCTGATCACAGGCTACAAAGCCGCCGCCCGGCGGGTATCCGTCGCGAGCGTGCGCGACATCCTCGGCAAGCTCGCCGCCGGGGCGGAAGTTGAATATTTGATTGACTGATGGGAAACAACAGATTCGGAACGATCGTACAGATCGGAGACATACTCGTGTCGGAAGACGTGGTGATGGAATATTTCGCGTGCGACTATGCGGTCTGCCGCGGCGCCTGCTGCATCGCGGGCGACAGCGGCGCGCCGCTGGAGGAGCACGAGCTGGAGGGCCTGGAGCGGAACTACCCCGCCTACAGCGGCCTGATGACCCCGCAGGGGCGGGCCGCCGTGGACGCCAAGGGCTTCTTCGAAGTGGACCGGGACAACGACATCGTCACCCCGCTGATGGCCCCCGAAGGCGAAGACGCGAAGGACCTGCCCTGCGCGTTCTGCCATTTCGGGACGAAAGGCGAATGCCTCTGCGCCATCGAGATGGCCGGCAAGGTCAAGCCCGCCTCCTGCTCGCTCTACCCCATCCGCGTCACAAAGCTCACCGGCGGCGGGCTCGCCCTCAACGTCCACCACTGGGACATCTGCAAGCCGGCCTTCGAGAAGGGACAGCGCGAGGGGATCCGGGTCTACCAATTTCTAAAAAATCCCCTCACGAAGAGCTTCGGAGAGGATTTCTATGCTGCCTTGAGCGCGGCCGCTACGCATCTTCTCGGGTAGCCTCCAGCGCGGAGATGATCCGCGGGAGGTCGCGCGTCAGGCCTTCGACCTCCACGCCCGCGCCCGCCGGCGTCAGGACGATGCGGTCTTCCAGCATCTTGAGCACCCGCGACACGGCCGAACGGCGCCGGAAGCTCCAGCCGCCGTCTTTCTCCCCTTCGAGGACATAGCCCAGCCGCTCCATGACCGGGACCACGACCGGCTGCAGTTCCTCCCGGGAGCCGAAAACGTGTGCCGTGCGCCTGGAGAATCCGAAGCGGGGATAGATCAGGGAAAAGACCAGCAGGACCGCCCCCATCTGCCAGAGGGAATCATAGCCGTGGACGAACATTTTGGACAGGTCCGCCTCCACGAATCCGGTCAGGACGAAGATGGTGATGATGATGGCCAGGAAGATGACCAGGTAGCAAAAATATTTGGCTGCGCGGATTATATATTTCATAATTACAAAATTAGCATAAATTTTGCTATTTTTGTCTTGACCTTTTAAAATCTTATCAAAATGGAAAAAGAAGATCCCATCGAGAAGCTTGAGAGACAGCAAGCTGAAAAGAAGTCCAACGGAGGCCTCAAAGCCGTGATGATCGCGATGATCGTGGTCGCCCTCGGCCTGGCCGCCGCACTCTACTATGTGATGAGTTCCAAGAACAAGCTCGTG carries:
- a CDS encoding Predicted Zn-dependent peptidase, whose protein sequence is MQGQELPSLGTAPEIKRGSLPDGIQFYLVTNPDRKGFADFALVQRGRQDAADARALLRELPHFGRRAPYRFLADHGIGYGAEGYISLPADAALFSFHDVPTYDERVADSTLLMLFDMAAAYSKPQAVIICGDIDAARIRERMDLLSMMVPPLDYGFPDIPYAWTPRDTLALRLSGNGASEVAAVNAIFQAARLDKASMNTPLPLITRAYSDQLGLILSRRMEQRFREAGIPLAGFRYRYDDSSAGPGDERHRITAYVPAPQLDSATRLFASVLGTLDRDGADMEEFLLARERQIADTRRDGARRLRNDEYLDRCVASCLYGANLASGEMLSTFIGTHRLDDARELELFNSFARALLDATRNLTLRFDVPVPQRVRPDSLRRSFAAGWDGTDGGRRGPAAQLEPVAAPRRVRLNGDAAEPLSGGRLWTFSNGIKVIYKKMPTPREFRYALMLRGGVADVPQLHAGESAFVADMLGLSRIGGLDGDAFREQLDANGITLQTTATLSDLRITGRAPSAQLPLLLHTLLSVAGAREPDPAAFAAYRAAEALRVDREALSPRDVDDLMDDILRPDYFYPERKRMENLHDGLPDRAEQYFAALFDKVGDGIFVLMGDLDEDTLKKELCRTLGGFRTSKRFSSRPRVESRFVAGSVTRYDLAAPGLVGGREIGVSVALSAAVPFSLDSYLSFRVACEMVRRQLAGALASRGARADCSGRLELFPSERLTLYIHCHPCREDGLPAGIAPGTPEDLLDAVRSVTGHLTELPLPEDVVTATREALLKELDKRHADPEALMEDVLVRYSEGKDLITGYKAAARRVSVASVRDILGKLAAGAEVEYLID